Proteins from a single region of Plasmodium brasilianum strain Bolivian I chromosome 13, whole genome shotgun sequence:
- a CDS encoding nucleolar RNA-associated protein — translation MNSHQRKEAFFELQKGVSGNKDDEKIKYILNDGNNFYNSDRGDLCDILRGLQYYRKNLTNLDLLIQIKNVIIKFIKSLEDDLHDHIHNEKNNFKDMYAKSITLKNSKIIGSFKNNMYLNNCVNIDLGIEYDLNTKMGKKCKYRNFHIYHNMYINLMKYLFYKKDFMNEIRKSNISYDLDICISINTWTNRCKSILVFTINKQKKYVGSINVLLYPSRKVSSSFLYVYNKYYAKCEYIPNEKEFDDKDSPIENGSSKSMGNKGAITHVMSEKKGSKKGDDEKRKKKKSKKKNNKNSSNNRHRNNMDEGSIKRKVDFMCTKRMMLKKFLITECHILECDELIKRTSKQFEGYKKAVKLLKLWCRNKKLLYTFSTYDENNNVKFKYHEKYKFSNFFYYSDVSSFILGLLCSFVCFTYKLENCEFFEIFKKTINFISSMNLCEHFYEYQNGVYKTSEQCRRRSSQRSKEQQQEEKQQEQKREQKKEQKREKSKEQGEQDSGKQKEQQKEQHSEQRTQQNEGTHIFLINSTYEIFQNSSHSLMELIEEAKKAEYYLKCSDFYELFASNSDCFPLNYEEEIFFPLLVNNNISNYNEQIGCLKKKLIKALSDRVEELTFRLVSFDFYEKGSTTGFCIGSATGDARTHGESIIDDSPILTIFQDILFNKKRKQMKGEKDKGEDPDEGRKKNSDKVEDEEAEPVSKRVLTKRVLLGVSFFINTNNTIRYMDVSKVLYNPGRTSNFKKFWTDKVKIRRFENNTIFEVLMWKKPAKMILMKKGKKRKKKEKYEHDFERARGSESGSDSGDDNENANKGEMEHDDKQDDKQDDKQDDKQDDKQDDKQDDKQDDKQDDKQDDKQNEKQDDKQDDKQDDKQNAKQGDKQNAKQGDKQNAKQGDKQNAKQGDKQNAKQDDKQEDTLEHEQERKKRKAEKCSLNSGEMGKKKKPQEDGSDALSEQNNENKKYRSCRANSESGSTTSSNGSYTGNSGRIYHDDNFCNWNSSELTKQSYNKKKAEEDMGNFVFDALFSELYENRTKSVHVQVIQYILKTMKYRESSDLKKTLYEKIKYIKTNDNFLYCGKRIKNKSFYVYFSNPLLVKDIHFNYYEAILEYYNEIKGILYNINEKLFSICNMNSSENLLKMTDIGYKKNYTKMIDVVVDIKFSNNIYKNAHLFFKNYEIAKGIIKSKLQTESKSFVKIEQRNFCIDVFCKLTVFRLHIFISKIIEKNLIQITNLDDMKIEHVENIEKIKNYIYKPMMSSFIYYYATKFSSFHMSIKICKLWFASKGISCYDELVEHILFYIYTEEFRKHNMMNKFFVHNHMPIGNEGLRKFLVHYGYLRMMEQEQQEESKMYYNYLVKRVEMQRTNIVTANDMHSFNETGEENFAKFTKKEKENVGISADEYKDETTDFNEFFESREEQKKRSNRVKDGTTGLSSGNGSGNYDYGNAHAARGKKRTNGLSPMFKLKKIEMEEDVYMDSFSFSSKIILIKFLKFLINYEWETRPLIVDYDNSLSEEHKTKLTSSFLFDLIINFANNSLQMIKNLHNNFERDNWMSLFLIDKRNYDIILDIHKATTALRIFKKKMKMAETNSKKRKVQVNDSRKTSVENNRSVPSCTDKNKSNRKTQEKKDTNEQQQKDEAKDEHKDGVKGQVGEGDERVEEKNDNTGRSIDEELYKIDEEYDLDYLDNITNKNETPSNIVCNLKRCELVHIYKTHFYNFIKNLETKFSSEITILYNPLCFNEILNVHNFRKKIKRKLNNVFSNRYASIHKSWTPNIFITFNPSFVINTQMGNQENCQEKNMTDDTNYSLALNNFNVLLFYIKNNSQDFLRGIHFPTV, via the exons atgaattcTCATCAAAGGAAAGAAGCTTTCTTTGAATTGCAGAAAGGAGTCAGTGGAAATAAagatgatgaaaaaataaaatacattttgaatgatggaaataatttttataactcCGATAGAGGGGATTTATGTGATATATTGAGAGGACTACAATATTATAGAAAGAATTTAACCAATTTAGACCTGTTAATTCAAATTAagaatgtaataataaaatttataaaaagtttaGAGGATGATTTACATGATCATAtacataatgaaaaaaataattttaaagatatGTATGCAAAAAgtataacattaaaaaatagtaaaataattggtagttttaaaaataatatgtatctAAATAATTGTGTAAATATCGACTTAGGTATTGAGTATGATTTAAATACAAAGATGgggaaaaaatgtaaatatagaaattttCACATATACcataatatgtacataaatttaatgaaatacttattttataaaaaagattttatGAACGAGATCAGGAAATCAAACATTTCGTATGATCTGGACATTTGTATAAGCATAAACACTTGGACAAATAGGTGTAAATCTATTTTAGTGTTTACCATTAACAAACAGAAAAAGTACGTTGGAAGCATCAATGTGTTATTGTACCCTTCGAGGAAAGTTTCTTCTAGctttttgtatgtatacaaCAAATACTACGCCAAATGTGAGTATATTCCTAATGAAAAGGAGTTTGATGATAAAGATAGCCCTATCGAAAACGGTAGTAGCAAAAGTATGGGAAACAAAGGTGCAATAACACATGTAATGAGCGAAAAGAAGGGCTCAAAAAAGGGGGACGAcgagaagaggaagaagaagaagagcAAAAAGAAGAACAACAAGAACTCAAGCAACAACAGACACAGGAACAACATGGACGAGGGGagtattaaaagaaaagtagACTTTATGTGCACAAAACGAATGATGCTGAAGAAATTTCTTATAACAGAGTGCCATATCCTTGAGTGTGATgagttaataaaaagaacgAGTAAACAATTTGAGGGATATAAAAAGGCCGttaaacttttaaaattatggtGCAGGAATAAAAAGttgttatatacattttccacatatgatgaaaataataacgtaaaatttaaatatcatgagaaatacaaattttcaaatttctTTTACTATTCCGACGTTAGTTCGTTTATACTTGGACTGTTATGCAGTTTTGTTTGCTTTACttataaattagaaaattgcgagttttttgaaatttttaaaaaaactattaattttatcagTTCTATGAATTTGTGCGAACATTTTTATGAGTATCAAAATGGGGTATACAAAACTTCTGAACAGTGCAGGCGAAGATCATCACAACGATCTAAAGAGCAGCAACAAGAAGAGAAACAACAAGAACAGAAGAGGGAACAGAAGAAGGAgcaaaaaagggaaaaaagtaaagaacAAGGAGAACAGGATAGTGGAAAACAAAAGGAACAACAGAAGGAACAACACAGCGAACAACGAACACAACAAAACGAAGGGacacacatttttttaataaattccACGTACgaaatttttcaaaacagCTCACATTCCCTTATGGAATTAATAGAAGAAGCGAAAAAAGCCGAGTACTATCTAAAGTGTAGCGATTTTTATGAACTTTTTGCCTCCAACAGTGATTGTTTTCCCCTTAATTATgaagaagaaatattttttcccttacttgttaataataatatttctaattataatgaacaaattggctgtttaaaaaaaaaattaataaaagcaTTATCAGACAGGGTTGAGGAGCTAACGTTTCGTTTGGTTTCCTTTGATTTTTACGAAAAAGGTAGTACCACTGGATTTTGCATTGGGTCCGCCACTGGTGATGCACGTACACACGGTGAAAGTATAATTGATGATTCCCccattttaacaatttttcaaGATATTCTCTTCAACAAGAAGAGAAAACAAATGAAAGGGGAAAAAGATAAAGGGGAAGACCCAGACgagggaagaaaaaaaaatagcgaTAAAGTGGAAGATGAAGAAGCCGAGCCAGTGAGCAAACGTGTTCTGACAAAAAGAGTTTTACTCGgtgtttccttttttataaacacgAATAACACGATAAGATATATGGACGTATCGAAAGTTCTGTACAACCCTGGAAGAACGtcgaattttaaaaaattctggACAGACAAGGTAAAAATTAGGAGATTCGAAAATAACACCATTTTTGAAGTACTCATGTGGAAAAAACCAGCAAAAATGATTTtgatgaaaaaaggaaaaaaaagaaaaaaaaaagaaaaatacgaACATGACTTTGAGCGTGCGCGTGGTAGCGAAAGTGGTAGTGACAGTGGTGATGATAATGAGAATGCAAATAAAGGTGAGATGGAACACGACGATAAACAGGACGATAAACAGGACGATAAACAGGACGATAAACAGGACGATAAACAGGATGATAAGCAGGATGATAAGCAGGATGATAAGCAGGATGATAAGCAGGATGATAAGCAGAATGAAAAACAGGATGACAAACAGGACGATAAACAAGATGATAAGCAGAATGCCAAACAAGGTGATAAGCAGAATGCCAAACAAGGTGATAAGCAGAATGCCAAACAAGGTGATAAGCAGAATGCCAAACAAGGTGATAAGCAGAATGCCAAACAAGATGATAAGCAGGAGGATACGCTTGAGCATGAAcaggaaaggaaaaaacgaAAGGCGGAAAAATGTAGCTTAAATAGCGGAGAAATGggcaaaaagaaaaaaccaCAGGAGGATGGTTCCGATGCACTGAGTGagcaaaataatgaaaataaaaagtatagaAGCTGTCGTGCGAACAGTGAGAGCGGTAGCACCACGTCCTCCAACGGAAGTTACACAGGAAATAGTGGAAGGATCTACCATGATGATAATTTTTGCAATTGGAATAGCAGTGAACTAACGAAACAGAgttataataagaaaaaagctGAAGAAGATATGGGAAATTTCGTGTTTGATGCACTATTTAGTGAGTTATATGAGAACAGAACAAAATCTGTACACGTTCAGGTAATTCagtacattttaaaaacaatgaAATATAGGGAATCAAGTGatttgaaaaaaacattatatgaaaaaataaaatatataaagacaAATGACAATTTCTTGTATTGtggaaaaagaataaaaaataaatctttttaTGTGTACTTTTCTAATCCATTATTAGTGAaagatatacattttaacTATTACGAAGCTATATTagaatattataatgaaattaagGGTATCCTATATAACATTAATgagaaattattttctatatgtAACATGAATAGTTcagaaaatttattaaaaatgacaGATATAggatataagaaaaattataccaAAATGATAGATGTTGTGGttgatataaaattttcgaataatatttataaaaatgcacatttattttttaaaaattatgaaatagCAAAAGGAATTATAAAGAGTAAGCTCCAAACAGAGAGCAAatcatttgtaaaaatagaGCAAAGAAATTTTTGTATTGATGTGTTCTGTAAATTAACAGTCTTCAgattgcatatatttataagtaaaataattgaaaaaaatttaatacaaataacAAACTTAGATGATATGAAAATTGAACACGttgaaaatatagaaaaaattaaaaattatatatacaaacctATGAtgtcttcttttatttattattatgcgACTAAATTTTCATCATTCCATATgtctataaaaatatgtaaattatgGTTTGCCTCTAAAGGTATTTCCTGTTATGACGAGTTAGTTGaacatattttgttttatatatatacagaagAATTTAGAAAGCACAACATGATGAATAAATTCTTTGTTCATAATCATATGCCCATTGGTAATGAGGGACTTAGAAAATTTCTGGTGCATTATGGATATTTACGCATGATGGAACAGGAACAACAGGAAGAAAGCAAAAtgtattacaattatttagTTAAGAGGGTGGAAATGCAAAGAACCAATATTGTAACAGCCAATGATATGCATAGTTTTAACGAAACGGGGGAAGAAAATTTTGCCAAGTTCaccaaaaaggaaaaggaaaatgttGGAATTAGCGCGGATGAATACAAGGACGAAACCACCGACTTTAATGAATTCTTTGAAAGTAGAGAGGAACAAAAAAAGCGGTCCAACAGGGTCAAAGATGGTACAACAGGTTTAAGTAGTGGAAATGGCAGTGGCAATTATGACTATGGTAATGCTCACGCAGCGAGGGGGAAAAAGAGAACTAACGGTCTATCACCCATGTTTaaactgaaaaaaatagaaatggAGGAAGACGTGTATATGGACAGCTTTTCCTTTTCgtcaaaaattattcttataaaatttttaaaatttcttattaACTATGAATGGGAGACTAGACCACTGATAGTAGATTATGATAACTCCTTAAGTGAGGAGCATAAAACCAAGTTGACTAGTTCATTT CTATTCGATTTGATAATAAATTTTGCAAACAATTCTTTgcaaatgataaaaaatttacacaaTAATTTTGAGAGGGATAACTGGATGTCCTTATTCTTAATagataaaagaaattatgatATCATTTTGGATATTCATAAAGCTACTACTGCGCTTAGAATTTTCaagaaaaagatgaaaatggCGGAAACGAAtagcaaaaaaagaaaggtaCAGGTTAATGATAGCCGAAAGACATCTGTTGAGAACAACCGGAGTGTACCTTCTTGTACagataaaaacaaaagcaACAGAAAAACGCAAGAAAAGAAGGATACAAATGAACAACAACAGAAGGATGAAGCAAAGGACGAACATAAAGATGGTGTAAAAGGACAAGTAGGAGAAGGAGATGAACGAGTAGAAGAAAAGAATGATAATACTGGCAGAAGCATAGATGAGGAACTATACAAAATAGATGAGGAATATGACTTAGACTATTTAGATAATATAACGAATAAGAATGAAACACCATCAAATATTGTATGCAATTTGAAAAGATGTGAATtggtgcatatatataaaactcatttttataattttataaaaaatttagagaCTAAATTTTCATCTgaaataacaatattatataatcccttatgttttaatgaaattttaaatgttcataattttcggaaaaaaattaaacgaaAATTAAACAACGTATTTTCAAATAGATATGCGAGTATTCATAAATCATGGACACccaatattttcattacgTTCAACCCGTCCTTTGTTATAAATACGCAGATGGGTAACCAGGAAAATTGTCAAGAAAAGAATATGACTGATGATACAAATTACTCCCTCGCTCTTAACAATTTTAAcgttttattgttttatataaaaaataactcGCAAGATTTTCTGCGGGGGATTCATTTCCCGACCGTCTAA
- a CDS encoding DnaJ protein, protein MRKITTRKIYNNSSGSSYSSSCSSSCCSSCSSSCSSSCSRRCSSSCSRRCSSSCGGKDIYKILGLSINDANKENIKNIIRKSYLKCALILHPDKKEINFKEEEKDIAYAENFNTLKCAYEFLINEKLRRKYNLYVQKKSKKSTPVNNNTSLNRYLDKKKFVAYQNEKLIYKKKLEEREKARETSIRAAATSAFNNEKRNEEKEQNLQNEANLKKIKRQNENFIKRNNCSQNLQKNIKKCATDNDDRLIEIYLDNYVNNINLLKLYIKKKKILHFFVNFNFQKYYLNLNDEEKKNERKVGYILFSHRFETIQAYLFYKKYKDKINDNFKLKLLVPCNDCKDLNDPKVRESENIDKMMNEMMDDLDKIFSL, encoded by the exons ATGAGGAAGATTACAACACGCaaaatttacaataataGTAGTGGTAGTAGTTATAGCAGCAGTTGTAGCAGCAGTTGTTGCAGCAGTTGTAGCAGCAGTTGTAGCAGCAGTTGTAGCAGAAGATGTAGCAGCAGCTGTAGCAGAAGATGTAGCAGCAGCTGTGGAG GAAAAGacatttacaaaattttggGTCTTAGTATAAATGATgcgaataaagaaaatataaaaaatattataagaaaaagttatttaaaatgtgctttaattttgcatcctgataaaaaagaaattaattttaaagaagaggaaaaagaTATAGCATATGCGGAAAATTTTAACACATTAAAATGTGCTTATGAgtttttaattaatgaaaagttaagaagaaaatataatttatatgttcagaaaaaatcaaaaaagaGCACACcagttaataataatacaagtTTAAATAGGTATTtagataagaaaaaatttgtagCTTATcagaatgaaaaattaatatacaaaaagaaaCTAGAAGAGAGGGAAAAAGCTAGGGAAACTTCAATAAGAGCTGCTGCTACGTCTGCTTTCaacaatgaaaaaaggaatgaagaaaaagaacaaaatttgcaaaatgaagcaaatttaaaaaaaataaaaagacagaatgaaaattttataaaaagaaataactGTTCTCAAAATctccaaaaaaatattaaaaaatgtgcaACTGATAATGATGATAGGTTAATTGAAATTTATTTGGacaattatgtaaataacattaatttactaaaactttatataaaaaaaaaaaaaattttacacttttttgttaattttaattttcaaaaatattatcttaatttaaatgacgaagaaaagaaaaatgaacgaAAAGTTGGGTACATCCTTTTTAGTCATCGCTTCGAAACCATTCAGGCATACTTAttctacaaaaaatataaagacaAAATTAACGACAACTTTAAGTTAAAGTTACTAGTCCCTTGTAACGACTGTAAGGATTTGAACGATCCCAAAGTGCGCGAGTCGGAAAATATTGATAAGATGATGAACGAAATGATGGATGATCTGgacaaaattttttctttataa
- a CDS encoding hypothetical protein (conserved Plasmodium protein), which produces MNCLSEERHFQNIVKKLKNYSIYDEIDKNKLDKNIIKKISILYDLFRHINKERNSNTTDFIYTSDIKYSLKHDEFVRIRFHITPIERKGINSLDENNYSYIQNLNNLVSNIYNPSIYDQFIKNQIEEDKEKLQIMIKCINEIECAYIYKYRSDNNIKLTFDVFCHNFYVFLSYDYKKKLSIKNFKNKYNQIKQDNEFEYSTTQNIMQLNSIGLILKNNDNSFEQEYLEKLNPYIFESEAIIKELHSKKYAPIKKLELENNFFIKNDNYEQDMRRLIQVEKIKNEYRRLKNNIRKNF; this is translated from the coding sequence ATGAACTGCCTAAGTGAAGAGCGCCATTTTCAAAACATtgtcaaaaaattaaaaaactatAGCATATATGACGAAATAGACAAAAACAAACTggacaaaaatattataaaaaaaatatcaattttATATGACTTGTTCAGGCATATAAATAAGGAACGAAATAGTAATACAActgattttatatatactagtgatataaaatattcattaaaacATGATGAGTTTGTACGTATAAGGTTTCATATTACCCCTATAGaaagaaaaggaataaattccctagatgaaaataattattcatatattcaaaatttaaacaatttagtaagtaatatatataatccgTCAATTTATGACCAgttcataaaaaatcaaatagaGGAAGACAAGGAGAAATTAcaaattatgataaaatgtattaacgAAATTgaatgtgcatatatttataaataccgGAGTGATAACAATATCAAATTAACTTTTGATGTATTttgtcataatttttatgtttttctttcatatgattataaaaaaaagttaagtattaaaaattttaaaaataagtataatcAAATAAAACAAGATAACGAGTTTGAATATTCTACCACTCAGAATATTATGCAGCTTAATTCAATCGGTctgattttaaaaaataatgacaaCTCCTTTGAACAAGAGTATTTGGAAAAACTAaatccatatatatttgagtCCGAGGCAATCATAAAAGAACTTCACTCAAAAAAGTATGCCCCCATAAAAAAGCTTGAACTggaaaacaatttttttatcaaaaatgataattatgaacaagATATGCGCAGGTTGATCCAAGTGGAGAAAATAAAGAACGAGTACAGAcgcttaaaaaataacataagaaaaaatttttga
- a CDS encoding ribosomal protein L21 yields the protein MILTRLEEQIKFLKVLRCKFSLSLDVSGVHTTTPNIVKRCLTYYPCRRQEGHKIELMLGKHRKRRINPPVYPVHPNEEKKKNLNNFITYKDLKIRWRNTSKNYRKKVTIARKWKNLHCIMPMNVNSCIFVLHKNLPRTRYTQIKKEYCQKEEWSNSVPCTNEYVEVNGYRQKKEYNLCLNKNDGKCAEVVEMINNEVGTTSIFQQDDYNRSSCSNSQNNGVRRGRRKGKHAIRGRHIALNEITQYECEREEDDNELNYYEKPPKELEHIISRDKKDLFCIFKSNFINEHKVTVGDIVQTEKMHRRKAGDVVYFGTVLFVGSKNFSIIGKPTVPYCKVKATIEQITLSKEILSFRYKKVRRSSRFLRIRHWITLLKIDEIIINTSGKIKDERIKPLQILDLWSNRWLYQKELNFIKFDENNNPLAEQIYNLVEHQPNTLHRRGLTDCYRFYPDPHVPHSY from the exons ATGATACTAACAAGATTGGAGGAAcagataaaatttttaaaagttctCAGGTGCAAGTTCAGCTTATCGCTTGATGTTAGCGGTGTGCACACAACTACCCCTAATATAG TGAAGCGTTGTTTGACCTATTACCCGTGCAGAAGACAAGAGGGccataaaatt gaGCTGATGCTTGGTAAGCACAGGAAGAGACGAATAAACCCGCCCGTTTATCCAGTTCATCCGaacgaagaaaaaaaaaaaaatcttaataatttcataacTTACAAAGATTTGAAAATAAGATGGAGGAATACGTCTAAAAATTATCGAAAGAAAGTAACCATAGCAaggaaatggaaaaatttaCATTGTATTATGCCTATGAATGTAAACTCATGCATATTcgttttacataaaaatttgcCACGTACTAgatatacacaaataaaaaaagaatattgtCAGAAAGAGGAATGGTCAAATTCGGTACCATGTACAAATGAATATGTCGAAGTGAATGGTTATAGACAGAAAAAGGAGTACAACCTATGTTTGAATAAGAATGATGGAAAATGTGCGGAGGTAGTAGAGATGATAAATAATGAGGTAGGAACAACTAGTATTTTTCAACAAGACGACTACAACAGAAGCAGTTGTAGTAATAGCCAAAATAATGGAgtaagaagaggaagaaggaAGGGGAAACATGCCATTCGAGGAAGACATATTGCgttaaatgaaataacacAATATGAATGCGAAAGGGAAGAAGATGATAATGaactaaattattatgaaaaaccTCCGAAAGAACTAGAGCACATTATTAGTCGAGATAAGaaagatttattttgtatcttcaaatcaaattttataaatgaacaCAAAGTAACAGTAGGAGATATTGTTCAAACAGAAAAGATGCATAGAAGGAAGGCAGGTGATGTTGTATATTTTGGTACGGTTCTCTTTGTGGGatctaaaaatttttcaatcATTGGTAAACCAACAGTACCATACTGTAAAGTAAAAGCTACAATAGAACAGATAACTCTCagtaaagaaattttaagttTTCGTTATAAGAAAGTAAGAAGATCTAGTAGATTTTTACGAATAAGACATTGGATaacacttttaaaaattgatgaaataattattaacacatcaggtaaaataaaagatgaaAGAATTAAACCTTTACAAATACTTGATTTATGGTCTAATAGATGGTTATATCAAAAAGAattgaattttattaaatttgatgaaaataataatccaTTGGCAGAACAAATCTACAACTTAGTTGAACATCAACCCAATACTTTGCACAGGCGAGGACTCACTGACTGCTATCGGTTTTATCCTGATCCGCACGTTCCTCACTCGTACTGA
- a CDS encoding copper transporter, translating into MSGVTLGGCKGQFSISGKTQSETSYSVIPTYILIFLHAIFNVHIVSSSCYHKRGKDGVDPLPMYFSNDTNIIFLFDYFRIRCMYEFIFCNIMCFLLGFLSIYIKAVKRNTFKKYPNDLKENLLFVKNIPVDHRLTFGMISFINYAVDYLLMLLVMTFNLFIFLSTMVGIAVGYFFCGHLLV; encoded by the coding sequence ATGAGTGGAGTTACGTTGGGGGGATGCAAGGGGCAGTTCAGCATATCCGGAAAAACACAGAGTGAAACATCATACAGCGTAATACCtacgtatattttaattttcctcCATGCTATATTTAATGTTCATATAGTTAGTAGCAGTTGTTATCACAAAAGAGGTAAAGATGGTGTTGACCCACTTCCAATGTACTTTTCAAATGACACAAAcataatattcttatttgACTATTTTCGAATTAgatgtatgtatgaatttattttttgtaatatcatGTGTTTCTTATTAGgttttttatctatatatattaaagcagtaaaaagaaatacatttaaaaaatatccgaacgatttaaaagaaaatttactgttcgtaaaaaatattccagTTGATCATAGACTTACTTTTGGTATGAtatcttttataaattatgccgttgattatttattaatgctCCTCGTCATGACTTTCAACTTGTTTATATTCCTTAGTACCATGGTGGGCATAGCTGTTGGTTATTTCTTTTGTGGGCATTTGCTAGTGTAA